One Mycolicibacterium pulveris genomic region harbors:
- a CDS encoding aromatic ring-hydroxylating oxygenase subunit alpha translates to MSHDSLVTKPATGHWTDAYPELGRGPVSLEDCVSEEFYDKEREHIFRKTWLYVGRVERVPKPGSYFTRELRFLNTSIIVVRGKDGVIRAFHNICPHRGNKMLWEDDPFQEVEGRAPLLYCRFHGWRYNLDGSLHSTTRKDLLLDFDADSCRVPAVQCEVWEGFIFINLNPHNTEPLRDFLGELAHGIEGYPFDGPHQVYKFTAELQCNWKIFLDGFAESYHGPYLHASSFGTLTAEAKEALDKPNPFTDALAYQLKGPHRMFSFSGEPSQKTPYSKPIECVFEASAAGPWNKRTDRGPMPPGLNPTRSEKYGFDSFQFFPNFVLIFGASGFTVHTHWPTGPHSHIFETEMYYQPPKTHKERLGQELTVTFLNDIILEDASPSEGLQAMLNSGVLTHFTMNDEEILLRHFHKVVADYVKTGEEQKAGSR, encoded by the coding sequence ATGAGTCACGACAGCCTGGTGACCAAGCCCGCCACTGGACATTGGACGGACGCGTATCCCGAACTCGGCCGGGGACCGGTGTCGCTCGAGGACTGTGTCTCCGAGGAGTTCTATGACAAGGAACGCGAGCACATCTTCCGGAAGACCTGGCTCTACGTCGGACGGGTCGAACGAGTGCCGAAGCCGGGCAGCTACTTCACCCGCGAACTGAGATTCCTCAACACCTCGATCATCGTGGTGCGGGGCAAGGACGGGGTGATCCGCGCTTTCCACAACATCTGCCCGCACCGGGGCAACAAGATGCTCTGGGAGGACGACCCGTTTCAGGAGGTTGAAGGCCGAGCGCCGTTGCTGTACTGCCGATTTCACGGCTGGCGTTACAACCTCGACGGGTCACTGCACTCGACGACGCGCAAAGACCTGCTCCTGGACTTCGACGCGGACAGCTGCCGGGTCCCCGCGGTGCAGTGCGAAGTGTGGGAAGGCTTCATCTTCATCAACCTCAATCCGCACAACACCGAGCCGCTGCGCGACTTCCTCGGCGAGTTGGCGCACGGCATCGAGGGCTATCCGTTCGACGGCCCGCATCAGGTCTACAAGTTCACGGCCGAGCTGCAGTGCAACTGGAAGATCTTCCTCGACGGGTTTGCGGAGAGTTATCACGGGCCGTATCTGCACGCGTCCTCGTTCGGCACCTTGACCGCCGAGGCCAAGGAGGCACTGGACAAGCCGAACCCGTTCACCGACGCGTTGGCCTATCAGCTCAAGGGCCCGCACCGCATGTTCTCGTTCTCCGGGGAGCCCTCCCAAAAAACGCCGTATTCCAAGCCCATTGAATGCGTCTTCGAAGCCAGCGCGGCCGGACCGTGGAACAAGCGCACCGACCGTGGTCCGATGCCGCCGGGGCTGAACCCCACCCGGTCGGAGAAGTACGGCTTCGACTCGTTTCAGTTCTTCCCCAACTTCGTGCTGATCTTCGGTGCGTCCGGTTTCACGGTGCACACCCACTGGCCGACCGGCCCGCACTCGCACATCTTCGAAACCGAGATGTATTACCAACCACCGAAGACACACAAGGAGCGGCTCGGCCAGGAGCTGACCGTGACGTTCCTCAACGACATCATCCTGGAAGACGCCAGCCCGTCGGAGGGGCTGCAGGCGATGCTGAACAGCGGTGTGCTG